The following are from one region of the [Synechococcus] sp. NIES-970 genome:
- a CDS encoding hypothetical protein (conserved hypothetical protein), translated as MVNFDRDSRRQYSNLGAIAAAFITNVLANLRPLDGLTIAEISDQNFGAVPIVPAGYAFSIWGLIYLGLFSLAIYQALPSQKQKPHARKLGYALTWSSLAQILWVVAFQYQRFVLSLGLIILVLLPLVTLYRHLDSGPKPLPKKVQWFFQRPVAIYCAWITVATVVNAACVLDFLGWQGWGLGATFWTVVLLIVGILLAIVVTLKHRDMAYGGVFVWAWVAIALKNLPQGITIPLVAIAAAVGLTGLCIAVGWFPERLSIYPVRPPEK; from the coding sequence ATGGTGAATTTCGACCGTGACAGTCGCCGTCAGTACAGTAACCTAGGGGCGATCGCCGCCGCTTTTATCACAAACGTCCTGGCCAACCTCAGACCCCTCGATGGCCTGACCATTGCTGAGATTTCCGACCAAAATTTTGGGGCAGTGCCCATTGTGCCCGCTGGGTACGCTTTCTCCATTTGGGGACTGATTTATCTCGGTCTTTTTTCCCTGGCCATTTACCAAGCCCTCCCGAGCCAAAAGCAAAAGCCCCACGCCCGTAAACTCGGCTATGCGCTCACCTGGAGTAGTTTGGCGCAAATTCTCTGGGTGGTCGCCTTTCAATACCAGCGTTTTGTCCTCTCCCTGGGGTTAATTATTTTGGTGTTACTGCCCCTTGTGACCCTTTATCGACATTTAGACAGCGGCCCCAAGCCCCTACCCAAAAAAGTGCAATGGTTTTTCCAGCGTCCTGTTGCCATTTACTGTGCTTGGATCACCGTGGCCACGGTTGTTAATGCTGCCTGTGTTTTAGATTTTTTAGGCTGGCAGGGTTGGGGCTTGGGGGCAACCTTTTGGACGGTGGTGCTGCTCATTGTTGGGATTTTGCTGGCCATTGTAGTCACCCTAAAGCACCGGGATATGGCCTATGGGGGCGTCTTCGTTTGGGCCTGGGTGGCGATCGCCCTGAAAAATCTCCCCCAAGGCATCACCATTCCCCTAGTGGCGATCGCGGCAGCGGTGGGTTTAACAGGCCTATGTATTGCGGTGGGCTGGTTTCCTGAACGCCTTTCAATTTATCCCGTGAGACCACCAGAAAAATAA
- a CDS encoding hypothetical protein (conserved hypothetical protein), translating into MTTIPGGTIRPHWFVRRDLDGFFGLALNNFVQILVIVGLTQGVLQFPAELVYGRILPGSALSLIVGNAYYSWLAYKQGCAEQRDDITALPYGINTVSLFAYIFLVMLPVRLQAIANGASSEQAAELAWQAGIVACLGSGIIELGGAWVADYLRRFAPRAALLSTLAGIALSFISLGFILRTYAHPVVAFLPLGIILLTYYGKVNFPVPGGLLAIISGTILAWGTGLLTWDGGQLTSVIAPIQFYMPKLWLGSLWEARTELISYFSIILPMGLFSLIGSLQNLESAEAAGDKFPATPALAVDGIGTLVAAFFGSCFPTTIYIGHPGWKDMGARIGYSWLNGLIMGIFCLTGTIGLLNYFIPVDSSMAIVLWVGIVIVTQSFTATPLHHAPAVVMGLLPGIAAWGALIAKNTLRAAGLGNPDAPFSEALIPGFEASDTFITGAFALEQGLILSAMILAAMTVHIIEQEFGKAALWTLGAAVLSWLGLMHAYRWTPGDTVLQIGWGAGSAWAAGYLLLTILLVYVQWTHKKQPQAETEEVEI; encoded by the coding sequence ATGACCACCATCCCTGGGGGAACTATCCGCCCCCATTGGTTTGTCCGTCGCGATCTTGATGGCTTTTTTGGCCTTGCACTAAATAATTTTGTCCAAATTCTGGTGATTGTTGGTCTGACCCAAGGGGTGCTGCAATTTCCGGCAGAACTGGTCTATGGCCGCATTTTGCCGGGGAGCGCCCTGAGTTTGATTGTCGGCAATGCCTATTACAGTTGGTTAGCCTACAAACAGGGTTGCGCAGAGCAGCGGGACGATATCACTGCTCTCCCCTACGGCATTAATACCGTGAGTCTATTTGCTTATATTTTTCTGGTGATGTTACCTGTCCGGCTCCAGGCGATCGCCAACGGCGCCAGTTCCGAACAAGCGGCAGAGCTCGCTTGGCAAGCGGGCATCGTTGCCTGTCTCGGATCCGGCATTATTGAGCTGGGAGGGGCTTGGGTGGCCGACTATTTGCGGCGGTTTGCGCCACGGGCAGCACTCCTTTCCACCTTGGCAGGAATTGCCCTGAGCTTCATTTCCCTGGGGTTTATCCTCCGCACCTATGCCCACCCGGTGGTGGCTTTTTTACCCTTGGGCATTATTCTCCTCACCTACTACGGCAAAGTAAATTTCCCCGTGCCTGGGGGATTACTGGCGATTATTTCGGGCACGATCCTCGCCTGGGGGACAGGTCTCCTCACCTGGGATGGTGGTCAGCTTACTTCCGTGATTGCCCCGATTCAATTTTATATGCCCAAACTATGGCTTGGCAGTCTCTGGGAAGCACGCACCGAGCTGATTTCCTACTTCAGTATCATTCTGCCCATGGGGCTTTTTAGCTTGATTGGCAGCCTCCAAAACCTCGAAAGTGCCGAAGCCGCAGGGGATAAGTTTCCAGCAACACCAGCCCTAGCCGTTGACGGGATTGGGACGCTGGTGGCCGCTTTTTTTGGCTCCTGCTTCCCAACGACAATCTACATTGGTCATCCTGGCTGGAAAGATATGGGGGCTCGCATTGGCTATTCTTGGCTTAATGGCTTGATTATGGGGATTTTTTGTCTCACAGGAACCATTGGTCTGCTGAATTATTTCATCCCCGTAGATAGCAGCATGGCGATCGTCCTCTGGGTTGGCATTGTGATCGTCACCCAGAGCTTTACGGCCACCCCTTTACATCACGCCCCAGCGGTGGTGATGGGCCTCTTGCCAGGGATTGCAGCTTGGGGAGCACTTATTGCCAAGAACACATTGCGCGCGGCGGGCCTTGGGAATCCAGATGCCCCCTTTAGTGAAGCGTTAATTCCGGGCTTTGAAGCCAGTGACACCTTTATTACGGGTGCTTTTGCCCTGGAACAAGGCTTGATTTTATCAGCGATGATCCTCGCGGCAATGACGGTGCACATCATTGAACAGGAATTTGGCAAGGCGGCCCTGTGGACTTTGGGGGCAGCGGTATTGTCTTGGTTGGGATTGATGCATGCCTACCGTTGGACGCCCGGCGATACGGTTTTACAAATCGGCTGGGGCGCTGGATCGGCCTGGGCCGCAGGCTATCTACTGTTAACGATCCTGCTGGTCTATGTGCAGTGGACCCACAAAAAACAACCCCAAGCAGAAACAGAAGAAGTTGAAATTTAG